From a single Clostridia bacterium genomic region:
- a CDS encoding M91 family zinc metallopeptidase, which yields MGNNPILYNDPLGDTLRVQFRTGFLGLGKKQEVIYNNGSLTNKDGSAYAGKVKGYLGKVVGALGSLNKTAEGKSMVSELQGSNNNFTIKNGSANSFTPSNLTASYGNIPSLQKVSNGTLPTGGSGGTIVWNPGISTSGMNTAGNTDRPAYIGLGHEMAHGRDANQGTLYIGSDYTNPLNGNSYLSKDQGLNKSEWRAVYYENIIRQQAGLPLRTQYGLQDNGGSFTGTGPSLLTPAGLPINFPIQ from the coding sequence ATGGGTAATAACCCGATTTTGTATAATGACCCGTTAGGAGATACTTTAAGAGTTCAGTTTAGAACAGGCTTTTTAGGATTAGGCAAAAAACAAGAAGTCATTTATAACAATGGAAGTTTAACTAATAAGGATGGAAGTGCCTATGCAGGAAAAGTAAAGGGTTATTTGGGTAAAGTTGTTGGGGCATTAGGTTCGTTGAATAAGACAGCGGAGGGCAAATCAATGGTATCGGAGTTGCAGGGCTCTAATAATAATTTTACAATCAAGAATGGTTCAGCCAATTCATTTACCCCTTCAAATTTGACAGCTTCTTACGGAAATATTCCTTCTCTTCAAAAAGTTTCTAATGGTACTCTCCCAACTGGTGGCAGTGGAGGAACAATAGTTTGGAATCCTGGTATATCAACAAGCGGAATGAATACCGCAGGAAATACTGATAGACCAGCCTACATAGGATTAGGGCATGAAATGGCTCATGGACGAGATGCTAACCAAGGCACATTATATATTGGAAGTGATTATACAAACCCCTTAAACGGAAATTCTTACTTATCAAAAGACCAAGGGTTAAATAAATCGGAGTGGCGTGCAGTCTATTATGAAAATATAATTAGACAGCAAGCGGGATTGCCATTACGTACACAGTATGGCTTGCAAGATAACGGAGGTAGTTTTACAGGAACAGGCCCCTCCTTATTGACGCCAGCAGGACTTCCAATTAATTTTCCAATACAATAA